TTATTCCAGCAAAAAACTGCTTCGCCTTGGAATCATATTGCTTGGATTCAGGCTGAATCTGTATGATATTTACAATGCCGGTTCGACGGTATTTTTAATTGCATTCGCGAATCTGGCGTTTGCCCTTGTCGTCGTCTATGGATTGAGCCGCCTTTTTAAGGTGGAGAAAAGGCTTGGCATCCTGACTGCCTGCGGGACAGCGATTTGCGGAGCTGCAGCAGTTGTCGCCATCGCGCCAGTCATCAAGGCAAATGAAAAAGAAACCGCTGTTGGTGCAGCAAATGTTGCTGTGCTCGGAACGATTTTCACTATTCTTTATACCTTGATCTTCTCGTATCTTGACTTGAAAGCACTTGATTATGGTGTATTTGCGGGTGGCACCCTGCATGAAATCGCCCATGTCGTCGCTGCTGCCGACCCTGCTGGACAGGCTGCTCTAGACCTCGCCATTATCGTAAAATTGACCAGGGTAGCGCTGCTTGTTCCCGTTGCTATTTTAATAGGATTCCTTATCCAGAGGAAGGAAACTGGCGCCGCCGGACAAAAAATGACGCTGGCTAACTTGCCGATTCCCTGGTTCATCCTTGGATTCCTTGCGGTGAGTGCGTTCAATACGACAGGAGTTGTCAG
This window of the Mesobacillus jeotgali genome carries:
- a CDS encoding YeiH family protein, which translates into the protein MKINDLLPRFTMPVMRGIALTLALALAARLIAGLPFFSIMGQLVIAIMLGMIWRASVGVNGGLLEGASYSSKKLLRLGIILLGFRLNLYDIYNAGSTVFLIAFANLAFALVVVYGLSRLFKVEKRLGILTACGTAICGAAAVVAIAPVIKANEKETAVGAANVAVLGTIFTILYTLIFSYLDLKALDYGVFAGGTLHEIAHVVAAADPAGQAALDLAIIVKLTRVALLVPVAILIGFLIQRKETGAAGQKMTLANLPIPWFILGFLAVSAFNTTGVVSEGAASAIVSFAYLLIGMAMAGLGLNVDFKSFRQMGGKALSAGLAGSVLLSVFGYLLVRIFV